The nucleotide sequence cgggggtagGCTTGTTccttcctccccccccccccccccccccccccctcctttttcagcaaaaaaaaaaaaaaaaaagctgtgcCCTAGATGGATGTCAATGCAGACCCAAGTACCGATGGTGAATTGGACAATTGGCTTGGCCCTTTATCTATTTGCGGGGCAAATCTTTCCATCATTGACTAACCCAAAACCCAGTGCCTAGAAACGGCGTCGAGCTCAATTACGGGTGGCCCCTTACGCTGACGTTCTAGAACCATCTTCTCCGGCCTGGGGAGTGGAGAGTGCTGGCCTATGTACATTATCCCTCCAGAACATTTTACTTCCGACTGAAATTTCCAATAAGCCGaaatcaaatttaattttcaCACACAGAAAATACTCCCTCCTCTCGTACTTTCGCAGCGAGTAGGCTAGTAAAATAGGATCCCGCAGACATTGTAACCAAACTCTCGGATAAAACCCAGCCGTCCTCTCTCCATTAGCGCTCGCTAGGGTTTTCCTCCGTTGCTCGCTCTCCTGGCGTCACCACTTCGTGAATTCCCTGTAATCCCTATGTTCTTCATAGCTTTCCCCATTTTCCATTCTATGGTTCTTGTCTTCGTCATTTTTCCCCACATTTTTCTCGCGAAAATCCCTTGAAAATTTGATTCTCTTTGGCATTTGTTATGGTTTAATTTCTTCGCAGTGACCATCGATTCGTACGTTGATGGAGGCTGTGCGATTCTCTGGATCTGGAGTGGTGGGGAGGACGAGCCTGCCGTCATTCGACGGGCTTCGCCTCTCGCTGGTGCCGTTTAGGATTCCTTCCTCGGTGGGAGCCTGCGGGGTGGGGCTCGGCCAGAGGAGCTTCCGTGGTCTCACCGTGAAGGCCGCCACTGTTGTTGCCCCAAAGGTATAAAGTATAAACCCTATGTCATTCTACGGTCCCGGCACTAAGGTTTTGCCCCATTGGTTAGGCTAAATTTGTTGATTTGATTGCTTTGATTTTTCGGTTATCATTTTAGGTTTTAATGGGCTTGTGGGGTTGGTAAATTAGAACTAAGCAAAGTGATAAGTTACTGGTATTGGAAATATGAATATCGTAAAACGTGATGGAACTCTGTAGTTTTGCACAGCATTTTAAAGAAATCTTCTGATGGGGTTTATGGAAATTCTTTCAGCTCGTTTTGCGTTTAGTTGCTTTAGTTGCATTATTATGCATGGATTCTAGTATAGTATTACTTGGTAAAGCAGGGCACTTTTGAATTACTTTTAGGTTAAGTTGGATTACACTTGATAATCTGTGTTTTTGGTTCTTGTATCAAAGTGCTAGGGACagaaaatctgaattttctgtAATAAATTGGTGCTTTACGTGCATAAGTTAACAATTGCATGTTCTTGTTATTGGTGTAGATAATTTGCTGAATACATCCTCCAAATTGGCAATGTAGGAAATGTGATTAGATGAAAGCATGCTTCTTAGTTATTAGGAGCATTGTGATGCCGATCACTGcacattgtagtacattaacGTGTTGGAATCATTTGGTCAGCCATCTGAAGCTTGTATACATGGGCATATACATACGCATGTTTGTATGCATGTTCATGTGTGCAACATGGTTCACACACACTGGGACATTTGAATGCATGTATTTATGCATGTGTATATGGGTGATAtgtgtatgcatatatatgtatgtatatcatTGCGTCTGTCTGCATTTTGTGCACATGGGCACATGCGCTGTACATTTGCATGATGCTCAGCTGACCGCCCGCGCACACGCATGCACACGTTATTGAAAAATGTAAGAGCACTCTTCATTGAATGTAAGTGTGTTTTTGTGTGCGCACACATGCATTTGGGCAAACACGCATGTTCATGTGCATGGCGGTTGCCTGCCTGCACAAATGCACATCTCACTGGATGTAAGAGTACTCGCCATTGAATGCCTGATGAGGCAGCATTGGAGTGCAGCTTTGCTTATTAATGTGCTCACATTGGATGAGGGAGTAGTTTAATATGGAGAGCTGGTGGAAATACGGAAACTCAGGGAGCATCATAAACAGAATGGCACTCAGGAGTTTTTTTATACAATATGCAGACATGGTTTGAAAATTTATGGGCTTTTTATTGTTCTCTTGTTAAATATAGATATTTCTGTGCCTTTTTTTGGGAGGCATGTTGAACATCAGAAGTATTGAAAATTTTTACCAACTCAGAAGATTATTAACAtctgatatttttatttaaaagttAAAATGGAAGTTTACTCGGTTCTGTATATTGAGATGATTAGCTGTGATATTATATCCTGTTTACTTTGTTATGTTCATATAAACTTATTTGCTTATTGTGTTTCTGGGAAACTAATATTTAATTGTCAAAATTACTTTCCcattacttgttattgttgtaCGCAATCAATGTTGGGCTATTttgataaataatttttattgtaCTTGACAAATAATAGTTTTTGACTTGGTAGTCTTATTTCTTTATTCAATTGATTCTGAATAAATTGTTCAATGTACtaagaatttttaattttgttaaaTCTTGTGCTTATGACAGGAATAATGATGTGACTATGGCTaattacataaataaataattatgtctGACTTGCTTAAATTGACTATCTGTAATACtggttatatatattatatttaagcAATATTAAGCTATGCATACTTTTCTTATTTTGGACTTACTAAATCATTTTGTGAAGATTTTTTTGGAGTGTTTTTTAATCTACCTTTAAATCATAGAGAATACCAACAATTTTGTCAGTCGATTTTCAACAACTTATTATTTGTTACTTGACTGCTTAAATGCTTGGTAAATATGTTGAAGGAAAACAGATCTTGTTTCTTTCCTGTTTATCTGATTGGATCTGTTTCCTGATTTAACAGTATACATCTATCAAGCCCTTGGGAGACAGATTACTTGTTAAGACTAAGTCTTCTGAGGAGAAAACTAGTGGGGGTATATTGCTTCCAACAACAGCCCAGTCAAAACCTCAGGGTGGTGAGGTTGTTGCTGTTGGAGAAGGTAGAACCATTGGCAAGAACAAAGTTGATATCAGTGTTCAGGTACCTCTTTTCCTCAACATAGCTGGATATTCCTATGCATCATCTGGAAAGGTTGTAGACAATGTTTCTAGTTTCCAGATTCAATACCTTTGTTAAAAATCACTACGTTTCATAGTTGAAGATATTGTAATAGATGGATGTAAAATAATTAGCTTTATCTAAAGAGAAAAGGTTGGTTATGttacccaaaaaaagaaaaagagaaaaggttGGTTGCTTTAAAATCCTGCTTCCTCTCACACACTCACATTTACATCATCTCTTGAATTTATGAAGTTGCTTCTTTAGGTTTAGTAATCTGCAAACTTTCTTGGAATGTAGGCTGGTAACCAGGTTGTATACTCCAAGTATGCGGGAACAGAGTTGGAATTTAATGGGACTAACCATCTTCTGTTGAAGGAAGATGACATTGTGGGTGTTCTTGATACTGATGATGTAAAAGACCTCAAGCCACTCAATGACCAGGTTCtgattaaggtttgtttatgTTTTGTTAAGTTTCGTGCTTGATGTATGTCATTTCTTGAATGCAACTTTCAAAACTGAAATTCTGGAATTTGAACAATTATGACAGCACTTAAATAGGAGTGGTTTGACTTTGGTGGGCTTGGCTTGCTGGAACATCTGATTAAGCTTAAAAGGATCAAAACCCATAATTTATGAACTTACAGCAAATTAGTATATGCCCTGATGGaataaatttgaagataatggaaACTTCTAGCATGAGCTGACAAGGCCTCATACTATGAACTGTGAGAGGATTATAGAACTCAGTAGGCTGTTCAGCATTGTCCAAGATAGCACACTGTTGATTatcatggcttttgaataatTACAatttccttcctcttttttccccttctctttatcctttttttttcatctcaGAATCTTGTCTTGCTAGAAATCATGGTAAAATCAGGGATATGCAACTGGTTCAATTGAAAATTCAGTAATGCCCATAATTTTCATTCCTCGTGCAATTTTGAATTCCTGCGTATCAAGTTTTTTCCAACAGTTATTTCTGTATTTTGTGTTCATTTCCAGTATTACATTGTGCTTGATATCCTGCCCAGGCGTTTACACTTGAAGTTTAACTCAGTCTACATCCACATCTAGGGTGGATGGCAAGGATGCCAACTTGAGGTTGTGGACTAGCGGGCATGATGTCATTGTTAAAGGATCTCTAACTTCATTCACTGGAGATTTATCGTAATTTAACAATCATTAGTAATAATTAAGGTGGTGTAAATTAGTAGCTCCTTTTGATGTAAAGATTTTTCTTTATTGCACCCTTGCCTCAATGCATTGTTAAGTTGCCTAGAATTCTAATTGATAGAAC is from Phoenix dactylifera cultivar Barhee BC4 chromosome 6, palm_55x_up_171113_PBpolish2nd_filt_p, whole genome shotgun sequence and encodes:
- the LOC103702312 gene encoding 20 kDa chaperonin, chloroplastic-like, with the protein product MEAVRFSGSGVVGRTSLPSFDGLRLSLVPFRIPSSVGACGVGLGQRSFRGLTVKAATVVAPKYTSIKPLGDRLLVKTKSSEEKTSGGILLPTTAQSKPQGGEVVAVGEGRTIGKNKVDISVQAGNQVVYSKYAGTELEFNGTNHLLLKEDDIVGVLDTDDVKDLKPLNDQVLIKVAEAEDKTAGGLLLTEAAKEKPSIGTVVSVGPGPLDEEGKRKALEITPGSTVMYSKYAGSEFKSADGSDYIVLRASDVMAVLSS